The window AAAAATGCAAGCTGTTGCAAAAAATCTTGGATCTATTATTAAGACAATCGAAGAGACAAGAAAGAAATATGAAAAAAGTGAGAGTTTAATAGAGATTAAGAATTGTGGTTCAATTTATGGTGTTGTTGGAGAGTGTAAAACAGTCAATGATTGGTATGAATTTGAGGGTAAATTACTTGAGTTAACAGAGCGCTATCCTAACTATTCAGAGGTTGGGCATAATCATGGTATTTCATTTGTTTACAATAAAAAGTGTTTATATTGCACTAAAAATGAATATATGGAAAAGATAGTAATGCCTATTGATAAGCAATTTATTAATGATTTAAATGTTCAGGAATATTCACTTGGAAAGTGTATTGTAGCTTATCATAAAGGAGAGCATTATAATATTAAAAATACTTTTTCAAGAATAAAAGAATATATTAATAAAAAACAATTAAATATAAGAGGAGATATTATTAAAACATCAATTATTAGTAGCTTTATAGTGAATAATGAAAATGAATATTTGATGGAAATAAAAGTTCCTATAATATAAACAACTATTTAAGCTATTGCATATAAAAATTATGGTGAAATGTTGATTAATCAAGCAAAAAGGGTATTATAATACTAGAATTAAGAATGCAGCAACTCCATATGCTTGATAAACAACGTGGTAGTTTGAACCTAAATTTTTAATACCAAAGAATTATCAATTACTTCGTAAACGTCAAAGGTTTTCTGCAACAGAGCTGAAATAAAAAAGACGGCGGTAATATTTAAACTAATATTATCGTCGTCTTTTTTATGTTTCATGTACTTATTTTATACTATATCAATTTAGTATCATTGCAATATATTTTCTTCTAAAATCCTTGTGTATTATATAAAGCATTGGGTGATAAATAATTTTTGATCCTTTAATAAACATATAAAAGGAATTTATAACTCATTATTATTCATTGAAGAATTTAGATGAATATTCTACAATACCTTTAATTTCATTTAATGCATTTTCTTTTAGTTCTAAAACCATAAAATTCTCATCGGGTACTTCAAACGGTGCTTTTATACCGTAATTACTAGCTTTGACATAACCAAATCTAGGATAATATTTTTCATGTCCTAAAACTACCACTATTTCATAACCAAGATTTTTAGCAATTTTATGCCCTTTGATTATAAGATTAGAACCTATTCCTCCTGATTGGTATTTAGGATCAACTGAAACAGGAGCAAGAGATAACCCTATTTTTTTCCCTATTTTAATCTCTGTAAAAAGAATATGGCCAACTATTTTTCCTTCAAGTTCTGCCACCAAAGAAAGTTTTGGTACAAATTCCTTTGCGTATCTAAGTCTTTCTATAAGGTTATGTTCATCACTATCTGTATGCTCAGCATTTTCAAAAGCTTTTTTCGCTACATTATAAACTTGTTTGTGGTCGTCTTTTTGTTCTTGTCTAATTGTTAATTTACTTATATTCATTTTTTTCCTCCTGATTATTGTATTTAATAACTACTAATATAGCAGAAGGCTATTATCATTTACTTTGAGCCTTCTGCCTTTATACCAGCTCAAAAGTATAATGCTTTTTCATAAAAAACTTCCTTTCTATCTTAATAATTTTTGATTTTAGCATATATCTGACATTATAGCAATAGATTCATTTCTTTTCAATCGTTTGACTAAACTAAACTTGTTTAACTAGTAATTGTATATGTAACATTGATGTAACGTAGGACAAATATACTGTGTTTATCAAACTATTAAATATGGAGGTTTAGTAATGAATTATCAAAAGTTAATCAGTTTTATTCTTGTACTCACTCTCTTAACGGGATGTGGTACAATTAGGAGT is drawn from Tepidibacter hydrothermalis and contains these coding sequences:
- a CDS encoding MerR family transcriptional regulator yields the protein MKKKYRIGEMAKIKNIDAQTLRYYDKMGVLSPKLVDNQNRYRYYSEEQFIEVDRIKFYKLLGLSLEEVKKFKEINNVDEALKTLELQKEQFENKITKMQAVAKNLGSIIKTIEETRKKYEKSESLIEIKNCGSIYGVVGECKTVNDWYEFEGKLLELTERYPNYSEVGHNHGISFVYNKKCLYCTKNEYMEKIVMPIDKQFINDLNVQEYSLGKCIVAYHKGEHYNIKNTFSRIKEYINKKQLNIRGDIIKTSIISSFIVNNENEYLMEIKVPII
- a CDS encoding GNAT family N-acetyltransferase, which codes for MNISKLTIRQEQKDDHKQVYNVAKKAFENAEHTDSDEHNLIERLRYAKEFVPKLSLVAELEGKIVGHILFTEIKIGKKIGLSLAPVSVDPKYQSGGIGSNLIIKGHKIAKNLGYEIVVVLGHEKYYPRFGYVKASNYGIKAPFEVPDENFMVLELKENALNEIKGIVEYSSKFFNE